The following proteins are co-located in the Carassius carassius chromosome 39, fCarCar2.1, whole genome shotgun sequence genome:
- the LOC132121449 gene encoding myocardin-related transcription factor A-like isoform X1, with protein sequence MLDTNHCLHIDTSSFEDQPVRNGEDKMSVTLDCDRHAYHSLKEVLQLKLQQRRTREELVSQGIMPPLKSPAAFHEQLKSLERARTEDYLKRKIRSRPERSELVRMHILEETSAEPSLQAKQLKLKRARLADDLNDKISHRPGPIELIHKNIIPVHTLIGTESPKGESSSLDEDSSDALSPDPQCSQDSPLGLAPQHSPSDMLKMNGDLSPTQFLTQAPPPPLVVSNVSPPRHLTSETNMTNSSRPPTGHAKQSKSSTDRTSQRSKKPKDNKPKVKKLKYHQYIPPDQKNDREPPPELDSSYAKILHQQQLFLQLQIINQQQQHYNYHTILPAPPKLPAEKQQPSSNPGPSPSQTFSTCSTVSSNHNGHNRQSQPTVGGAKPSILPANLDEFKVAELKHELKLRGLTVSGTKNDLIERLKNYQEQNGSSAAGAAATKTGPAQLPQVSVQSSGAAPHQAPKDTVVPLSAFPVTASTRVHSTTPPQIMRFSSTSSSPPASPTPSDRSLAGLSPDEASCNGDVFGEMVSSPLTQLSLHPSPDHPSPIKEESHGQMQSSCSLSHPGPLSQDPGLVAATGSAVSPLNKDQMLQEKDKQIEELTRMLRQKQRLVETLRSQLEQGKRGAATDITDNTGNAEIPLLSNGVEVKVKEEIKDEMDTTEDLLKQVQPQKKIQTQCSQQTLLKLQQIHRLQQQQMLVDVPSVQQQKTQLLQQQQQQKEQLKMQQEQGKTQVLQLQQQKMQLLQQQQKAQLLQQQKTQLLQQQQQKAQLLQQQQKAQLLQQQQQKTLLQQQQKTQLQQQQKTQVLQQQQQQKLQQLIIQQRQQQSNQKQQPMPQNQPQQQVQTQVIVNQQSSTQITTSFPLDLLKAHPSPTLVTDSNGNRYLIALTSNSVDSLTGKSPQSKSNGWITLQRLQSTPTKLPSQSSTSMASSANQSQAVREPVTKVQKVGLHLETPIVKESSQPVSAPASFEPFFCEESNPQSKPSSLPSFKEDICPSFDRHTLFTPSSPKPNPHPPQRFKDNVSNNQQIDDLFEILIKSGEISSGFKASQDPSLSDLPSSPPTPSPPPSPHHFLPPTHHPDTQNRPCSGTGRLEDFLESTTGAPLLGVEPDGPLTLIDDLHNQMLSTSSILDHPSSPMDTSDLSFSLHPASLDFEDPTLDGMDWLDIPVVGGGSNSNSGGMVLAPLSSHTPPSVFSADFLDSSDLQLHWDSCL encoded by the exons ATGCTGGACACAAACCACTGCCTTCATATTGATACTTCTTCTTTTGAGGATCAACCAGTCCGAAATGGTGAAGATAAAATGTCTGTGACTCTGGACTGTGACAGACATGCTTATCATAGCCTCAAAGAAG TTCTTCAGCTCAAACTACAACAGAGAAGGACGCGAGAGGAGCTGGTCAGCCAAGGAATCATGCCTC CATTGAAGAGTCCAGCTGCCTTCCATGAACAGTTGAAAAGTCTGGAGAGAGCACGT ACTGAGGATTACCTGAAGAGGAAGATCAGGAGTCGGCCAGAGAGGTCAGAACTGGTCAGAATGCACATCCTCGAAG AGACCTCAGCTGAGCCCTCACTGCAGGCCAAGCAGCTGAAGCTGAAAAGAGCGCGACTGGCAGATGATCTTAATGATAAGATCTCCCACCGCCCTGGTCCCATCGAACTCATCCACAAGAACATAATCCCTGTGCACACACTCATTG GTACAGAGTCTCCGAAGGGTGAGAGCTCCTCACTGGACGAGGACAGTAGTGATGCCCTATCACCGGATCCCCAGTGCAGTCAGGACTCTCCGTTGGGTCTAGCCCCTCAACACTCCCCGTCTGATATGCTGAAAATGAATGGAGACCTCTCACCCACTCAG TTCCTCACTCAGGCCCCACCTCCTCCTCTCGTTGTATCCAATGTTTCTCCACCACGGCATCTAACCAGTGAAACTAACATGACAAACTCTTCCCGTCCACCAACGGGACATGCAAAG CAGTCCAAGTCCAGCACAGATCGGACATCTCAGCGATCCAAGAAACCCAAAGATAACAAGCCCAAAGTGAAAAAACTCAAATATCACCAGTATATCCCACCTGACCAGAAGAACGACCGGGAGCCGCCTCCTGAACTGGACTCCTCGTACGCCAAGATCCTCCATCAGCAGCAGCTTTTTCTTCAGCTTCAGATCATTAACCAGCAACAGCAGCACTACAACTACCACACTATCTTACCCGCACCTCCAAA ACTTCCTGCTGAAAAGCAGCAACCATCCAGCAATCCAGGCCCCTCCCCTTCCCAGACTTTTTCCACATGCTCTACAGTTTCCTCCAATCACAATGGGCACAATCGTCAGAGCCAGCCTACAGTGGGAGGAGCTAAGCCCAGCATTTTACCTGCAAACCTGGATGAATTCAAA GTTGCTGAACTTAAACATGAGCTCAAATTGAGGGGTTTGACAGTATCGGGCACTAAGAATGATCTGATCGAACGACTGAAGAACTACCAGGAGCAGAATGGTTCATCAGCCGCAGGGGCTGCAGCTACAAAAACCGGCCCTGCTCAGTTACCACAGGTGTCAGTTCAGTCATCTGGTGCCGCCCCACATCAAGCCCCGAAAGATACCGTTGTTCCATTGTCAGCCTTTCCTGTAACGGCTTCCACTCGGGTCCACAGCACAACTCCACCTCAAATCATGCGCTTCAGCAGCACTAGCTCCTCTCCTCCTGCATCTCCGACCCCCTCTGACCGCTCTCTGGCTGGATTGAGTCCTGATGAAGCAAGCTGCAATGGGGATGTGTTTGGTGAAATG GTTTCCTCGCCTCTCACTCAGCTCAGCCTGCACCCCTCTCCAGACCACCCCTCCCCAATTAAAGAGGAGTCTCATGGGCAGATGCAGTCCTCCTGCAGCCTTTCTCACCCGGGTCCGCTGTCTCAGGATCCAGGTCTCGTGGCAGCAACAGGATCTGCTGTGTCTCCTCTGAACAAAGACCAAATGCTTCAAGAGAAGGACAAGCAGATCGAGGAGTTGACACGGATGCTTAGACAGAAGCAGAGGCTGGTGGAGACCCTGCGCTCTCAGCTGGAGCAGGGTAAGCGTGGAGCAGCCACAGACATAACGGACAACACAGGTAACGCTGAAATACCATTGCTGTCTAACGGTGTGGAAGTGAAGGTAAAGGAAGAGATTAAGGATGAAATGGACACAACCGAGGACCTGCTGAAGCAAGTCCAGCCCCAGAAGAAGATCCAGACACAGTGTTCGCAGCAGACTCTACTCAAACTGCAGCAAATTCACCGGCTGCAGCAGCAGCAAATGCTGGTGGACGTACCAAGTGTACAGCAACAGAAGACACAGTTattacaacagcagcagcagcaaaagGAACAACTGAAAATGCAGCAAGAGCAAGGAAAAACACAGGTGTTACAGTTGCAGCAGCAGAAAATGCAGCTACTGCAGCAACAGCAGAAGGCACAGTTACTGCAGCAGCAGAAGACACAGttactgcagcagcagcagcagaaggcACAGTtactgcagcagcagcagaaggcACAGTTACTACAACAGCAGCAACAGAAGACTCTGTTACAACAGCAGCAAAAGACTCAGTTGCAGCAGCAACAGAAGACGCAGGTactgcaacagcagcagcaacaaaaGCTGCAGCAGCTCATCATCCAGCAGAGGCAGCAACAAAGCAATCAGAAGCAGCAGCCGATGCCACAAAATCAGCCACAGCAGCAGGTACAGACACAG gtGATCGTCAACCAGCAGTCTAGTACTCAAATTACTACATCTTTCCCACTGGATCTCCTGAAAGCTCACCCCAGTCCCACGTTGGTCACTGACAGTAATGGCAACCGTTATCTGATTGCACTCACCAGTAATAGTGTGGACAGCCTGACTGGAAAATCTCCTCAAAGCAAATCCAATGGATGGATTACTCTACAG AGATTGCAGTCGACTCCTACCAAGCTTCCTAGCCAGTCATCTACTAGTATGGCTAGTTCTGCCAATCAATCACAAGCTGTCAGAGAGCCCGTCACCAAA GTTCAGAAAGTAGGGCTCCACTTGGAAACTCCAATTGTTAAAGAGTCCAGCCAGCCAGTGTCTGCACCAGCCAGTTTTGAGCCCTTCTTCTGTGAGGAATCGAACCCGCAGAGCAAACCCTCCTCACTCCCTTCGTTTAAG GAGGACATTTGCCCATCTTTTGATCGACACACTTTATTTACCCCTTCCTCCCCAAAGCCGAACCCTCACCCTCCTCAGCGTTTCAAA gATAATGTCTCAAACAACCAGCAAATAGATGATCTGTTTGAAATCCTGATCAAGAGTGGAg AAATTTCATCTGGATTTAAAGCCAGTCAAGACCCCTCCCTGTCAGACCTCCCCTCCAGCCCACCCACTCCATCCCCACCTCCTTCTCCGCACCACTTCTTGCCACCCACACATCACCCCGACACCCAGAACAGGCCTTGCTCTGGAACAGGCCGTTTGGAGGACTTCCTGGAGAGCACCACCGGTGCCCCTCTTCTCGGTGTGGAGCCGGACGGACCTTTGACGTTAATCGATGACCTCCACAATCAAATGCTGAGCACTTCCAGTATTCTGGACCATCCCTCATCTCCAATGGACACCAGTGACCTGAGCTTCTCGCTCCACCCTGCCAGCCTAGACTTTGAAGACCCCACCTTGGATGGCATGGATTGGCTGGACATACCTGTGGTAGGAGGGGGCAGCAATTCTAACAGTGGGGGCATGGTTCTTGCCCCTCTGAGCTCGCACACCCCACCCAGTGTATTCTCTGCAGACTTTTTGGACAGTTCAGATCTGCAGCTCCACTGGGACTCATGTTTGTAG